In Alkalihalobacterium alkalinitrilicum, a genomic segment contains:
- a CDS encoding superoxide dismutase, producing MQLMEAYHEQLSEWVESIESTWIKVEENVKQNLESNCVKGFEDKLSHFKRLLEKRPNQNQLQIEAYDLYQNWEDLFLRMNRNDQGIHMNSIALQPVPIGGHQLPPLPYPYDALEPYIAAEIMRLHHQEHHQSYVDGLNKAEKKMEQARKTGDFDLIKHWEREAAFNGAGHYLHTIFWNNMSPKGGGEPTGELANQIKKNFGGFQQFKKHFSEAAKKVEAVGWAILVWAPRSHRLEILQAEKHQNLSQWDVIPLLTLDVWEHAYYLQYKNEREDYINNWWNVVNWPDVNQRFLKARELRWKPY from the coding sequence ATGCAATTAATGGAAGCATATCATGAGCAACTTAGTGAATGGGTAGAAAGTATAGAATCGACTTGGATTAAAGTGGAAGAGAATGTTAAACAAAATCTTGAAAGTAACTGTGTAAAAGGCTTTGAAGACAAATTATCGCATTTTAAAAGATTATTAGAAAAAAGGCCAAATCAAAATCAATTACAAATAGAAGCGTATGATTTATATCAAAATTGGGAAGATCTTTTTCTTAGAATGAATAGGAATGACCAAGGAATTCATATGAATAGTATTGCACTACAACCAGTTCCGATCGGTGGACATCAATTGCCGCCGCTCCCATATCCATATGATGCTCTTGAACCTTATATTGCTGCAGAAATTATGAGGTTACATCATCAAGAACATCATCAAAGCTATGTGGACGGTTTAAATAAAGCCGAGAAAAAAATGGAGCAAGCTAGAAAAACAGGTGATTTTGATTTAATTAAACATTGGGAACGGGAAGCAGCGTTTAATGGTGCTGGTCATTATTTACACACGATTTTTTGGAACAATATGAGTCCAAAAGGTGGTGGTGAGCCAACTGGTGAACTGGCGAACCAAATCAAAAAGAATTTTGGAGGTTTTCAACAGTTTAAGAAACATTTTTCAGAAGCAGCTAAAAAGGTGGAAGCTGTAGGTTGGGCAATATTAGTGTGGGCACCACGTTCACATCGCTTAGAAATTTTGCAGGCGGAAAAACACCAAAATTTAAGTCAATGGGACGTTATTCCATTATTAACTCTTGATGTTTGGGAACATGCGTATTATCTTCAATATAAAAATGAACGTGAAGACTATATTAATAATTGGTGGAATGTTGTAAACTGGCCAGATGTAAACCAACGGTTTTTAAAGGCAAGAGAATTACGGTGGAAACCATATTAA
- a CDS encoding DUF2935 domain-containing protein, with the protein MNNFQQVALFEHRFWLQVLGDHARFIRDALSPIEKDEVEITKQYIDIFDQLLESARQDISGDPLLQLTESSFDQAKDIREFKLHLIRKHLVGDIIIGLPPTFLNHMVNEVEEYLRILPYLVKGEIPPISHPLHHHLVWLLDAAGHADAITGELDMVEKKLSKKSEEFTESFEDFYIKAVELAGYLRANVDKFPALHRFNNQVELEIELFKVFLRELEELEMNNKLLGTFSELMADHMAREECYYLMKLAEASETTMPTCDPTAPRNE; encoded by the coding sequence ATGAATAATTTTCAACAAGTTGCATTATTTGAACATCGATTTTGGCTTCAAGTTTTAGGAGATCATGCTAGGTTTATTCGTGACGCACTTTCTCCTATTGAGAAAGATGAAGTCGAAATCACTAAACAGTATATTGATATTTTTGACCAATTATTAGAATCTGCAAGACAAGATATAAGTGGTGATCCATTACTTCAACTTACAGAATCTTCGTTTGATCAAGCGAAAGATATTCGAGAATTTAAGCTCCACTTAATTCGCAAACATTTAGTCGGTGACATTATAATCGGGCTTCCCCCTACTTTTTTAAATCATATGGTAAATGAAGTTGAAGAATATTTACGAATTCTTCCTTACTTAGTCAAAGGTGAAATTCCACCTATTTCGCACCCACTACATCACCACCTCGTTTGGCTCCTTGATGCAGCTGGTCATGCAGATGCCATTACTGGAGAACTAGATATGGTAGAGAAAAAACTAAGTAAAAAAAGCGAAGAATTTACGGAATCATTTGAGGATTTTTATATTAAAGCAGTAGAACTTGCTGGGTACCTACGAGCAAATGTCGATAAATTCCCCGCATTGCATCGTTTTAATAATCAAGTTGAATTAGAAATTGAACTGTTCAAAGTATTTCTTAGAGAACTCGAAGAATTAGAGATGAACAATAAATTATTAGGTACTTTCTCAGAATTAATGGCTGATCATATGGCAAGGGAAGAATGTTATTACTTAATGAAATTAGCAGAAGCTAGTGAGACAACGATGCCCACTTGTGATCCCACAGCACCAAGAAATGAATAA
- a CDS encoding YetF domain-containing protein, which produces MNTNFFYLTTELIVGFFALLVITKVLGKTQITQLTPFDFISALVLGELVGNAIYDKEIGVPYVLYAVFIWGTLIYSVEWLTQKFKATRSILEGNPAIVIREGKIDYQQLKKNHLDINQLQHLLREKDVFSVREVAYGILEANGSVSILKKSNYDLPNKQELNLSPQKVYLPVTLILDGEILYNNLKASGYNLTWLKQQLSSHGVTDEKDVLFAEWLEGDSLYINTYSQ; this is translated from the coding sequence TTGAATACAAATTTTTTCTATTTAACGACAGAACTAATTGTTGGTTTTTTTGCACTTTTAGTCATTACAAAAGTCTTAGGTAAAACACAAATTACTCAATTAACACCGTTTGACTTTATATCAGCACTTGTATTAGGTGAACTTGTTGGTAACGCTATTTATGATAAAGAAATAGGTGTTCCATACGTACTTTATGCCGTTTTTATCTGGGGGACGCTAATCTACTCCGTTGAGTGGTTAACACAAAAATTTAAGGCAACAAGAAGTATTTTGGAAGGGAACCCAGCCATCGTTATTAGAGAAGGCAAAATAGATTATCAACAACTAAAGAAAAACCACCTAGATATTAACCAACTTCAACACTTACTTAGAGAAAAAGATGTTTTTTCGGTTCGTGAAGTAGCTTATGGCATTTTGGAAGCAAATGGTTCAGTAAGTATTTTAAAAAAATCGAACTACGATCTACCGAATAAACAAGAATTAAATCTATCGCCTCAAAAAGTTTACCTACCTGTAACCTTAATTCTAGATGGCGAGATCCTTTATAACAACTTAAAAGCAAGTGGCTATAACTTAACTTGGTTAAAACAACAGCTAAGTTCACATGGTGTTACCGATGAAAAAGATGTACTTTTTGCAGAGTGGCTCGAAGGAGATTCTCTTTATATTAATACCTATAGTCAATAA
- a CDS encoding alkaline phosphatase family protein produces MFFRIVVVIILLFLSACQGANDQGGASIQQLENDAIKPNKKVVLVMIDSMMGSLIDNSKEKGKIPALEFLIENGQYHKDLVAPFPSMSVVIESTLMTGQMPNSHKVPGLVWYKPDENRMVDYGSTIEKMVKLGMRQSLMDSLYHLNNSHLSPKVTTIHEALQQKKYSTGSVNFLIYRGKTTHDMTLPVLLDQWLNLNDSLQTKGPDLLAFGSAVKPKVIEDKELPDTFLSNFGLNDEYSVKVVSEMIKQGEQPDFLAVFLPDFDKEAHENSPHYRVGFERAETFFQEILNSYESWDKALEENIFIVFGDHGQDKLLDDELTMAIPLDEIYNEYSIAQLTDNVSHGEIAIANNHRMSYIYPMQDIQLVPRLAEVAMTDKRVQFASWVDENWVYVISPDYKEGFRFRPGGPWIDRYGQTWEWEGNEQIVGIEVDRSQSKLKYTDYPDVLNQLISSLNSNDYPSVLLTAKPGHTFQSEGAPLHVDGGEHGGLHKNDTLAAIIIAGTDKRFENPRIVDLKEYILQFFQ; encoded by the coding sequence ATGTTTTTTCGTATAGTTGTAGTTATTATCCTTTTATTCTTATCTGCTTGCCAAGGAGCCAACGATCAAGGTGGTGCCTCCATACAACAGCTTGAAAATGATGCAATCAAACCAAATAAAAAAGTAGTTCTCGTCATGATTGATTCGATGATGGGATCATTAATTGACAATAGTAAAGAAAAAGGAAAAATACCTGCTCTTGAATTTTTAATTGAAAACGGACAGTATCACAAGGATTTAGTAGCCCCATTTCCATCGATGTCTGTCGTTATTGAAAGTACATTAATGACAGGCCAGATGCCAAATTCCCATAAAGTCCCTGGACTTGTCTGGTATAAACCAGATGAAAATCGAATGGTAGATTACGGTTCAACCATAGAAAAGATGGTCAAACTCGGCATGCGGCAAAGTTTGATGGATTCTTTATACCATTTGAACAATTCCCATTTAAGTCCTAAAGTCACAACGATACATGAAGCATTACAACAAAAAAAATATTCAACAGGTTCCGTCAATTTTCTCATTTATCGAGGAAAAACCACTCACGATATGACACTTCCTGTTCTTCTTGACCAATGGCTAAATTTAAACGACTCATTGCAAACAAAAGGTCCAGACCTATTAGCCTTCGGAAGTGCAGTTAAACCCAAAGTCATCGAAGACAAAGAATTACCTGACACTTTCCTATCCAATTTTGGCTTAAATGATGAGTACTCAGTTAAAGTCGTAAGTGAGATGATTAAACAAGGAGAACAACCAGATTTTTTAGCGGTTTTTTTACCAGATTTTGATAAAGAAGCTCATGAAAATAGTCCGCATTATCGTGTCGGATTTGAAAGAGCTGAAACATTCTTTCAAGAAATATTAAATAGTTATGAAAGCTGGGATAAAGCTTTAGAGGAAAATATTTTTATCGTATTTGGCGACCATGGGCAAGACAAGTTGTTAGACGATGAATTAACGATGGCCATTCCATTAGATGAAATTTATAACGAATATTCCATTGCTCAATTAACGGATAACGTCAGTCATGGTGAGATTGCGATTGCGAATAATCATAGAATGTCATACATTTATCCAATGCAAGATATCCAATTAGTCCCACGACTTGCAGAAGTGGCTATGACAGATAAACGTGTTCAGTTTGCTTCATGGGTTGATGAAAATTGGGTATACGTCATTTCACCAGATTATAAAGAAGGCTTCCGTTTTAGACCTGGCGGGCCTTGGATTGATCGGTACGGCCAAACATGGGAATGGGAAGGAAATGAACAAATTGTTGGAATTGAAGTTGATCGTAGTCAGTCTAAATTGAAATATACTGATTATCCAGATGTTCTAAATCAGCTGATAAGCTCATTGAATAGTAACGATTATCCTTCCGTTTTGTTAACAGCAAAACCAGGTCATACCTTTCAGTCAGAAGGAGCTCCACTTCATGTTGATGGTGGTGAACACGGTGGTCTCCACAAAAATGATACTCTAGCTGCTATCATAATTGCAGGTACCGATAAACGATTTGAAAATCCTCGAATTGTTGATTTAAAAGAATACATTCTTCAGTTCTTTCAATAG
- a CDS encoding DUF3907 family protein, translating into MANTLVESQLTLAHDTLKDICGNISEYLNGTTLSDMLSEDGQSDEEFFKAVLSSLRRVLVFCEEGKEASEVILNGKTFRKAAAEKTLYWIYHHCIEEFFNPRIDNWYEDSRSAYTGKNAIKFSKSVPNSLKDLMKTIEGPFQSIREELEYYETDFQTKMIHSK; encoded by the coding sequence ATGGCCAATACATTGGTTGAAAGCCAATTAACTTTAGCGCATGATACATTAAAAGATATTTGTGGAAATATAAGTGAATATTTAAATGGAACAACACTTAGTGACATGTTAAGTGAAGATGGGCAATCAGATGAAGAGTTTTTTAAGGCGGTTCTTTCTTCTTTGCGTCGTGTTCTAGTTTTTTGTGAAGAAGGTAAAGAAGCAAGTGAAGTTATATTAAATGGAAAAACATTTCGTAAAGCTGCGGCTGAAAAAACGTTATATTGGATTTATCATCACTGCATCGAAGAGTTCTTTAATCCGCGCATAGATAATTGGTATGAAGATAGTCGATCAGCATATACAGGTAAAAATGCTATTAAATTTTCAAAATCAGTGCCAAACTCATTAAAAGACTTAATGAAGACGATTGAAGGTCCATTTCAATCAATTCGTGAAGAATTAGAGTATTATGAAACTGATTTTCAAACGAAAATGATTCATTCAAAATAA